A stretch of Mytilus edulis chromosome 11, xbMytEdul2.2, whole genome shotgun sequence DNA encodes these proteins:
- the LOC139496377 gene encoding uncharacterized protein isoform X1: protein MGVLTILLVAVVGTVYGFSYGDSYGSGRGGVALGGGGGAGGLIGGGGAGGLIGGGAVAGGLIGGGGYGGWFGGSGRWWCTCRPGICRKGELTLDKKCRLAPLFPWQWSTCCQWFPWWVTSRNYGGGIGGGIGGGIGGGIIGGIGLGGGIGGGLGGGIGGGLGVGIGGGYGVGFGGGYSGGYGNVYSGGYGGGKKSY, encoded by the exons ATGGGAGTTTTAACTATACTGTTGGTAGCTGTTGTTGGAACTGTCTACGGATTTAGCTATGGAGACAGTTATGGTAGTGGTAGAGGCGGAGTTGCTCTAGGTGGAGGTGGTGGCGCTGGTGGCCTTATAGGAGGAGGCGGTGCTGGAGGCCTCATTGGAGGAGGAGCTGTTGCTGGGGGTTTAATCGGAGGAGGCGGATATGGAGGTTGGTTCGGAGGAT CTGGACGTTGGTGGTGTACCTGCCGTCCCGGTATTTGCCGTAAAGGGGAGCTTACTTTGGACAAAAAATGCAGACTAGCACCATTATTCCCATGGCAATGGAGTACATGTTGCCAATGGTTTCCATGGTGGGTAACCAGCCGTAACTATGGAGGTGGAATTGGCGGTGGTATTGGTGGTGGCATTGGTGGAGGAATCATCGGCGGTATTGGATTAGGAGGTGGAATCGGTGGTGGGTTAGGAGGTGGAATCGGTGGTGGATTAGGAGTAGGAATCGGTGGTGGATATGGTGTCGGATTTGGCGGCGGATATAGCGGCGGATATGGCAACGTATATAGCGGTGGATATGGCGGTGGAAAAAAGTCATATTAA
- the LOC139496377 gene encoding uncharacterized protein isoform X2: MGVLTILLVAVVGTVYGFSYGDSYGSGRGGVALGGGGGAGGLIGGGGAGGLIGGGAVAGGLIGGGGYGAGRWWCTCRPGICRKGELTLDKKCRLAPLFPWQWSTCCQWFPWWVTSRNYGGGIGGGIGGGIGGGIIGGIGLGGGIGGGLGGGIGGGLGVGIGGGYGVGFGGGYSGGYGNVYSGGYGGGKKSY, from the exons ATGGGAGTTTTAACTATACTGTTGGTAGCTGTTGTTGGAACTGTCTACGGATTTAGCTATGGAGACAGTTATGGTAGTGGTAGAGGCGGAGTTGCTCTAGGTGGAGGTGGTGGCGCTGGTGGCCTTATAGGAGGAGGCGGTGCTGGAGGCCTCATTGGAGGAGGAGCTGTTGCTGGGGGTTTAATCGGAGGAGGCGGATATGGAG CTGGACGTTGGTGGTGTACCTGCCGTCCCGGTATTTGCCGTAAAGGGGAGCTTACTTTGGACAAAAAATGCAGACTAGCACCATTATTCCCATGGCAATGGAGTACATGTTGCCAATGGTTTCCATGGTGGGTAACCAGCCGTAACTATGGAGGTGGAATTGGCGGTGGTATTGGTGGTGGCATTGGTGGAGGAATCATCGGCGGTATTGGATTAGGAGGTGGAATCGGTGGTGGGTTAGGAGGTGGAATCGGTGGTGGATTAGGAGTAGGAATCGGTGGTGGATATGGTGTCGGATTTGGCGGCGGATATAGCGGCGGATATGGCAACGTATATAGCGGTGGATATGGCGGTGGAAAAAAGTCATATTAA